ACATGCGGCCGGCGGTGCGCAGCAGCAGCTTCTGCGGCTGGGGCGCCTGCTGCTGCTCCAGCATCTTGACGAGCGCGTCGATCTGGCTGGCGGCGGGCGCGGCGGATTCCTTCTGGGCTTCGTTCTTCTCGATGTTCTTACGCGCCTTTGCGACCGACTGCGCCACGCGCTTCTTGTCGAAGGGCTTGAGCAGGTAGTCGACCGCGTTCACCTCGAAGGCTTTGACCGCGTACTGGTCGAACGCCGTCGCGAAGACCACCTGCGGCATCGGCACTTTCTTGTCGAGCAGCTTCTTGATGACGCCGAAGCCGTCGAGCCCGGGCATCTGGACGTCGAGGAAGACGAGGTCGGGCTCGTGCTCCTTGATGAGGTTCACGGCTTCGAGGCCGTTCTTGCCCTGCGCGACCACCTCGACTTCGCCGGTGGACTTGAGCAGGTACGCGAGCTCGTCGCGCGCAAGCTGCTCGTCGTCGATGATGATGGTGGAGAGCGGCATCTCTGCCCGACAGTATAAAACCCTTAACCACGAAGGACACGAAGGAGCACGAAGGTCTTTGAATCCTTCGTGAACCTTCGTGACCTTCGGTGAAAGGTTCTAGGCGATTTGCGTGACGGCTTTCCCGCAGGCGGGGCAGAACTTGTCGTCGGGACGCATCTGCGCGCCGCAGCTGGCACACGCGGGCTTGAGCGCCTTGCCGCACTTGGTGCAGTAGGTGAACCCGGGCTCCGCCGAGGCGCCGCAGTACGGGCAGGCAGACTGCAACGGCTTCCGCAGGATGAAGTAGATGACGTACCCGATGCCGTTGGGGATGAGGATGACCAGGACCGTCCAGAGAGCGCGGTTCATGCCGCGGCGGCCGGCGTCGCGGTTCACATAGCCGAGCAGCATCGCCCACACGAAGAGCGCGAAGCCGATCACGATGCCAAGCAGCAGGCGCACGGCGGGCGGCGGCGGCACCTTTTCGCTGTGCAGGATGGCCACGTGGAACACGAACTGCATGCAGAAGAACCCGATCGTGCCCAGCACGTAGGACCACCAGGGGATGATCTTCAGTTCCTTCGAGAAATCACTTTCAAGTCTTTCCATGACTATCTCCGGATCCTTTCGACTTCCACGTAGTGCCGCGAGCCGCGCAGCCACATGGCGGCGGCGGCGGCGAGCAAAGCGGGCGTGACGGCCGCCGACAGGAACACGGCGATGGCCGTGGTCTCGGGCGATGAGGTCATACCGCCGAGCCAGCCGGCGAACTGCCAGAGCAGCGGGACACTGATCCAGGCGAACAAGGCGGCGACCGCGACCGAGGCGGTCAACATCCAGCGGCGGCTCTCGCGCTCGCTCAACTCGAGCGCGTGGCGCAGCAGGCGCTGCTGCGCGGCGGCGACCATCTCGGGGTCGGCCGTCAGCGGGACCGAGTGCAGCGCCTCGCGGACGGCCTGCGTCCGCTCGAGCAGGGCAGCGCAGCCGGGGCAGCCGGCAAGATGCTCCTGCAGCCAGCGTTGCTCCGCGGCGTCGGTGGCGCCGCCGACGATCAGCTCCTTGGCGCGAAGGTGTGCGTCGTGACTCACGAACGGTCTCCTAGCTTGGTTTCCAGCAACTCCAGCGCGCGATAGAGGCGCGACTTCACCGTGGCCAGCGGGATGCCAACGACCTGCGCGATCTCTTCGAGCGGCATCTCCTCCTGGAATCTCAGGACCACGACCTCGCGATAGGCGGCGGGCAGGCTGCCGAGGCACGCCACCACGCGCTCGCGGTCTTCGGTGGTGGCGGCCTGCTGGAACGGGGTCGGACGCTGGTCGGCGACCTGGAGCGGCGCCTCGCGCTCCGGGTCGGTCAGCGCGTCGAGGCTGACTCCGCGCCGCGTGCGGAAGTGGTCGACGGCGAGGTTATGGGCCAGCCGCAGCAGCCAGGCGGCGAAATCGGACTTGCCGTCGTACGTGCGGCCACGCTCCAGCACGCGCAGCCAGGTCTCCTGGAAAAGATCCTCGGAGAGGCGGTGGTCGCCGGTGAAGTGGACGAGGTAGCGGAAGAGCCGGTGCTGGTACTGCTCGATGAGGCGGCCCAGCAGGTCCGGGTCGCGCCGGCGCAGGGCGTGCGCGATCCGGGCGCTCTCGCTCTCCATCGTCACGTAAGCGTAATAGGCAGTCGCAGCCATGCTATCGCTACATACGGACGGGGCGGGAAAAAAGACGCAGGAAATCGCGCCCCAGGTCAGGCGGGCCGCGGCGATCGGTCAGGGACTATTCCGCCGCCGACTTGGCCTGCGGCTTCCAGCGGAGCACGGGCTTGCGGGCGGCCAGCACTTCATCCAGGCGCGAAAGCCGCGTGGTGTGGGGCGCGTCGAGGACGAGCTGCGGGTCCTGCTCGCACTCGCGCGCGATCTCGCGCATGGCGTCGATGAACAGGTCGAGCTCTTCCTTCGACTCGCTCTCGGTCGGCTCGATCATGAGCGCGCCGGGCACGATGAGCGGGAACGAAACGGTGTAGGGGTGGAAACCGTAGTCGATGAGCCGCTTGGCGATGTCGCCGGTCTTCAGGCCCTTGGCGGTCTGCTTGCGATCGCTGAAGACCACCTCGTGCATGCTGGGCGTGGAGTAGGGAAGGTCGTAGACGCCTTCCAGTCGCTTGCGGATGTAGTTGGCGTTGAGGACGGCGTCTTCGGTCGTCATGCGGAGGCCGTCGGGCCCGTTGGCAAGGATGTAGGCGAGCGCGCGCACGTGCATGCCGAAGTTGCCGTACCAGGCGCGCACGCGGCCGATGGACTTCGGCCGGTTGTAGTCGAAGCCGAGCGTGCCGTCGGGCTTCTCGCACACCACCGGCGCCGGCAGGAACGGCTCGAGGTGCTTCTTGCAGGCGACCGGTCCGGAGCCGGGTCCGCCGCCGCCGTGCGGCGTCGAGAACGTCTTGTGCAGGTTGAGGTGCATCACGTCGACGCCGAAGTCGCCGGGGCGCGTCTTGCCGACGAGCGCGTTCATGTTGGCGCCGTCCATGTAAAGCAGCCCGCCCTTGGAGTGCAGGACGTCGGCGATCTTGTGGATCTCCTGCTCGAAGACGCCGAGGGTGTTGGGATTTGTGAGCATCAGGCCGGCGACGTCTTCGTTCATCTGCGCGACCAGAGAAGGCACGTCGACCATGCCGGCGGCGTTCGACTTCAGGTTCTCGACCGCGTAGCCGCAGATGGCGGCGGTCGCCGGGTTGGTGCCGTGGGCGGAGTCGGGGATGAGGATCTTCTTGCGCGGGTTCCCCTGCGACTGCAGAAACGCGCGGATGAGCAGGATGCCGGTCATCTCGCCGTGCGCGCCGGCGGCGGGCTGCAGGGTGATGGCATCCTGGCCGGTGATCTCGAGCAGGCAGTCGGCGAGCGTCTTCATCACGCGCAGCGCGCCCTGCGACAGCCGCTCGGGCTGGTACGGGTGGGCGTAGGCGAGGCCGTCGATGCGCGCGGCGACTTCGTTGACGCGCGCGTTGTACTTCATGGTGCAGGAACCCAGCGGATAGAGACCGGTGTCGACGCCGTAATTCCAGGTCGAAAGCCGGGTGAAGTGCCGGATGATCTCGATCTCGGAGACTTCGGGGAGATGGCCGACGTCCGCACGCACGGCCGCGCCGAGGAGCTTCGCGGCGTCCACGGCGGGGACGTCGAGCGGCTCGAGGCGGTACGCCTTCTTGCCGGGCGAGGACTTCTCGAAGATGAGGCCTTCGTTCTGGTTGACGTGGGTGGTGGCTTTCTTCGGGCCGCTCATTGCGCCACCGCCTTCACGGCCGCGTCGATGTTTTCCTTCTTGGTCAGCTCGGTGCAGCACCAGAGCGCGGCGTTGCCGAGCTCGGGATAGAACTTCTTGAGCGGGAAGCCGCCGATGATCTTCTGCTCGAGCAGTCTCTCGTTGATGGCGTAGGGGTCGCCCGCCGTCTGGAGGACGAACTCGTTGAAGCGCGGCGCGCCGGCAAACAGAACTTTGCCTTTTTTGCCGAACTCGTTCGAGGCGTATGCGGCCTTCGCGAGGTTGTGCTGCGCGAGCTCCCTCAGCCCCTCGCGTCCATAGATGGTCATGAAGATGGTCGCCATCGTCGCCACCAGAGCCTGGTTGGTGCAGATGTTGGAGGTCGCCTTCTCGCGGCGGATGTGCTGTTCGCGCGTGGAGAGGGTGAGCACGAAGCCGCGGCGGCCGTGCTTGTCGACGGTCTGGCCGACGAGGCGTCCCGGCATCTGGCGGACGAACTGCTCCTTGGTCGCGATGACGCCGGCGTAGGGGCCGCCGAAGCCGAGCGGCACGCCGAACGACTGCGCTTCCATGGCCACGATGTCGGCTTCCACCGGCGGCTTCACCACGCCGAGCGACATGGCTTCCGCGATCGAGACCACCAGCAGCGCGCCCTTCTTGTGCGTGAACTCGGCGAGCGCGGCGACGTCTTCGATCGTTCCGAAGAAATTCGGCGATTGCACCATGACGCACGCCGTCTGGTCGGTGACAGCCTTGTCGAGCGCCGCCATGTCCAAGCGGCCGTTCTCGCCGAAGCCGACCTCGGTGATGGGCAGGCCCTGGTGCTGCGCGTAGGTGCGCAGGACTTCGCGATACTCCGGATGCACGCTGCGCGCGATGACGACGTTGCTGCGCCCGGTGAGGCGCACCGACATCATCGCGGCCTCCGGGACGGCGGTCGAGCCGTCGTACATCGAAGCGTTGGCGACCTCCATGCCGGTGAGCTCGCAGATCATGGTCTGGAACTCGAAGATGGCTTGCAGGGTCCCTTGCGCGATCTCCGCCTGGTAGGGCGTGTAGGCGGTGAAGAACTCGCCGCGCGAGATGAGCGAGTCGATCACCACCGGGCGATAGTGGTTGTAGGCGCCCGCGCCGAGGAAGGTGGCGTAGCCGGCGGCGTTGTCGCGCGACGACTGGCGGAAGAACTGCAGGATCTCCTGCTCCGACATCTGGCGCGGGACGTTGAGGTCGCCCTTGAGGCGGTACTCGGCCGGGATGGGCGCGAACAGGTCGTCGATGGACTTGCAGCCGAGCTCGCGCAGCATCTGCTCGCGGTCGGCGGGCGATTTCGGAAGATAGCGCACTCTTAGTGGCCTTCTTCCGCGACGAACTTCTCGTAGTCTTCCGCGCTCAGCAGGGAGTTCAGCTCCGCCTTGTCCTTGATCTTGACCTTGATCATCCAGGCGGCGTGGGCGTCCTTGTTGATGCTCTCGGGAGCGCTGTTGAGCTCTTCGTTGATGGCGGTGACGCTGCCGGAGACGGGCGCGTACAGCTCGCTGACCGCTTTCACCGACTCGACGGTGCCGAAGCTCTTGCCGGCGGTGGTGTCGGCGCCGGCCTTGGGCAGCTCGACGAAGACGATGTCGCCGAGCGACTCCTGCGCGTGATGCGTGATGCCGATGACGCCGGTGTCGCCCTCGACCTTGATCCACTCGTGCTCTTTCGTGTACTTGCGGTCTTTCGGATACGTCATGAGTCCTGCGCTTTCTTTCCTACGACTTCCTGGGACGCTTATAAAAAGGTGTCGGAACCACTTTGGCCTTGATCTTCTGGCCGCGGACCTCGACGGTGACAGTGGTGTCGAGGGAAGAGAAGTGCGGCGGCACGTAGGCCAGCGCGATGTTCTTCTTGAGGAAGGGCGCGGGCGAGCCGCTGGTGACGTAGCCGAGCTCGTCGCTGCCGCGCTCGTCGAAGACTTTGTAACCGTCGCGCGCGATGCCGCGGTCGACCATCTCCAGGCCGACCAGCGTGCGGCGGATGCCGGTGGAGCGCTGCTTCTCGAGCGCCGCCCGGCCGATGAACTCGGGTTTTTCCATCTTCACGAAGCGGTCGAGCCCGGCTTCCCAGACCGTGATCTCGTTGGAGATCTCGTGGCCATAGAGCGCCATCTTGCCTTCGAGGCGCAGCGTGTTGCGCGCGCCCAGGCCGCAGGGCAGGATGCCGAACTGCTTGCCGGCTTCGAGCACCTCGTTCCACACGCGCCGGCTGGTGGCTTCGTCGGAGGGAACGTAGATCTCGAAGCCATCTTCGGCGGTGTAGCCGGTGCGCGCGATGAGCGTGTTCTTCAGCCCGCAGACGGTGCCGTAGGCGAACCAGTAGTTCCTGATCTTCGCCAGGTCGGCGTCGGTCAGCTTCTGGAGCAATTCCTGCGCGCGCGGTCCCTGGATGGCGAGCTGCGTGTACTTGTCGCCCACGTCCTCGGCCTTGACGTCGAAGTGCTTGACGTTGTCGCGCACCCAGCCGAAATCTTTTTCGCGCGTGCCGGCATTGATGACGAGCAGGTAGTCGTCGTCGGCCATCTTGTGGACGATGACGTCGTCGACGAAAGTGCCTTGCGGGTAAAGCAGGGCGGAGTAGTGTGCCTGGCCGGGTTGCAGCTTCGAGGCGTCGTTCATCGAGATGTGCTGGACGGCCTCGAGCGCCTGCTGGCCCGAGATGCGGATGTCGCCCATGTGCGAGACGTCGAAGAGGCCCACGCCGGTGCGCACCGCCAGGTGCTCCTGGATGAGGCCGCCGGGCTTGCCGCCGAAGCCGGCAGGATATTCGACCGGCATGTCCCAACCGCCGAAGTCCACCATCTTGGCGCCGAGCGCGCGATGCACGGGATGGAGCGCCGTCTTGCGGAGACCCGTCGCTTCAACCGTGGTGGCCACTGTGGGGATTCCCTTCTGGGGCGGCGATGCAAGGTGGAACCAGCTACGTTATCACGCGATTTTTTCGGGGGTCAAACCTGGTTTCGCGCATTGCCGCTTGCCAGCCGCGCCAAGTTGTGGCGATATAGTGCGGAACACAGCAAGCACATCTCCCCCTGGGGTTCCGCAATGCCCGCTCCTCGTCCCGTACCGGCCGGTGCAAGAGAGCAAGTCCATCGTCTGCGTTCCAAGGACCCGCGCTCGGGGCCGTCGCGCTCTCGCCACACGCGCGACGACGGCCCGCGCTACCAGCCGGGCGATCCCATCAAGGAAACCGGCATCTACGAGGTCATCCACGACCGCGACCACCGCACCGCTCACGAGGCCGTGATGCTGGCGAACGACAAGTTCCCGGCGTGCGACACATGCTTCGAACGGGTGCGCTTCCGCCTGGTGCGGACCGCGCCCTATATCTTCGACGACGCCGATTTCGAGAGCTAGACCGGAGCAGCGGCTCTCTCCGGCAGCAGCGTTGAATCTTCCGGCGCGATGGGTCTAGAATTTTCGCGGATGCCGGTACCTGCCATGGCTGAGAACGTCTTCAAGCCTGGGGAGAAAGCTCCGCAATCGGGTATTTACAAGGTCTTGCACTACCAGCACCGGCTGTACCACGAGGTGACGATCCTGGCCGGCCAGTCCCTGCCGGCTTGTCGCCGATGTGGCAACGACGTCCGGTTTCAGCTTGTGAGTTCGGCCGTCCCGGTCGAGGACGACGCCGACTTTCAAGCTTCCCCTGGCGGCAGCAGCAAAGGCTAGCCCGGGGGAGCGGTCTCCAGCAGAGCAACACATTCAGGCCCGGGGCCGAAGTGTGCCTTGAGACTTCCCAAGCCGCCCGTCTCGCGCTAGAGTGGCGCGCATGGCAGATAGATTCATATGCGCCGTCTGTGACCTGCCGGAAGAGAAGTGCCTGTGCGAGAAATACTGCGGCCTGTGCCAGGGCCTGCATAACGTCCGCCTGTGCAACGACGGGCAGTACTACTGCCTCGATTGCCGGGAAGCCTGCGACCTGCAGGCGCAGGAAGCCGAAGGCCACGGATAGCCGACACGCGCCCACCACTCGCGCTCGCGGAGTGAGCAGCCCTCCGCGTACCATGGCTGCTCCCGCATCCACATGATCCTCGAAGCCCTGCACGCCGTCGCCACGCACCAGCGCTCGCTCTCGCGCGCGCAGGCGCGCGCCGTGATGGCGGAGATCCTGGGCGGCACGGCGAGCGACGCGCAGATCGGCGCGCTTTTGGTCGCGCTCCACATCAAGGGCGAGACGGTGGAGGAGATCGTCGGATTCGCGGAGGCCATCCGCGAGGCGGCGGCACCGGTGACCGCGGTGGGCGATCCCGCCATCGACGTCTCCGACACCGAGCGCGACGCGCTGGTCGACACCTGCGGCACCGGCGGCGATACCAGCGGCACCTTCAACATCTCGACCGCGGTGGCGCTGGTGATCGCGGGCGCGGGCGTGCGCGTGGCGAAGCACGGCAACCGCAGCGTGACCTCGCAGTGCGGCTCCGCCGACGTGATGGAAGCGCTCGGAGTGAAGATCCAAATGCCGCCCGAGCGGCTGGCGGCGTGCTTGCGGGAGGCCGGAATCGCGTTCCTGTACGCGCCCGACATCCACCACAACATGAAGCACGTGCAGACCGCGCGCCGCGACCTAAAGCTGCGCACCATCTTCAACCTGCTGGGCCCGCTGACCAATCCCGCCAAGGCGTCGGCGCAAGTGGTCGGCGTCTACTCCGAGACGCTGGTGGAAAAGCTCGCGGAGGCGCTGAAGCGGCTGGGACTCAAGCGCGTGCTCGTCGTCCACGGCATGGACGGACTCGACGAGATCACGCTCACGCGCGAGACGAAGGTCGCGGAGCTGCGCGGCGACGGCCGCTTCCAGACCTACTACGTGCAGCCGGAAGACTTCGGGCTGAAGCGCGCGCCGCTGGAGGCCATCTCCGGCGGCGACGCGAAGCAGAACGCGGCCATCATCCGCGAGGTGCTGGAGGGAAAGAAGTCGGCGCGGCGCGACGTGGTGGTGCTGAACGCGGCGGCGGCGCTGGTGGCGGCCGGGAAAGTGGATTCGATCAAGGCAGGCTTCCCGCTGGCGGAGCAGTCCATCGATTCCGGCGCGGCGAAGAGGAAGCTGGAAGCGCTGGTGCGCTTCACAAGCGCGTAGTCATCGTGAACCGTATTGTCATTCTGAGGCGAGTTCAGTCGCCGAAGAACCCATTCATTGCAGACGAATGCATGGATCCTTCGGCGGCTGAAGCCGCCTCAAGATGACATTTTGCCTCACGATGGCTGGTAAATCCCCACGATGGCTCTTGGGACTAGCGCACTTCCACCTTCTGCATCCACTGCGCGATCTCGACCTTCCAGCGGAGGGCTGACGTCATCGCCAGCCGCAATTGCGACGAAGCCGCCGGCTCGCCGTGCACGAGGTACGTCACCGCCGGCGCGCGTTTGAACGTCCGCAGCCACTCGAGCAGCTCGGGCGTGTCGGCGTGGTCGGAGAACTGCTCGATGGCGGCGACCTGCGCGCGCACCGGGATCTCCTCGCCGAAGATCTTCACGGAGCGCGCGCCCGCTTTGATGGCGGCGCCGCGCGTTCCCGGCGCCTGGAAGCCGATGAAGACGACCTGGTTCTTGGGGTCAGGCAGGCGCTGCGCGAGGTGGTGCACCACGCGCCCTCCGGTCGCCATGCCGCTCGACGACACGATGATGGCAGGGAACCGCGATTCGTTGATCCTCTTCGACTCTTCCACTTTCTCGTCGAAGAAGAAGTTGTCCCACTGGAGGGGTGAGCCGTAGCGGTCGACCAGCCGCCTGGTCTGCTCGTTGAACTCGTCGCGGTATTTCAGGAAGATCTCGACCGCCTTGATGGCCATGGGGCTGTCGGTGTGCACCGGGACGCGCGGGATCTCGCCGGCCTCCATCATCTCCTTCAGCAGGAAGAGGAGCTTCTCGGTGCGCTCGACGGCGAACGCAGGGACGACGACCGAGCCGCCGCGCTTCACGGTGTCGGTGATGAGCCGGGCGAGCTCGGGCCGGGGGTTGGTGGTGGGATGCAGGCGATTGCCGTAGGTGGACTCCATCACCAGCAGGTCGGCGACCTCGCCTTCCTGCGGGCCGGAGTGCACGACCTTGCCGGGCGCGACTTCGGTGTTGCGCACGCGGCCGATGTCGCCGGTGAAGAGCAGGCGGCGCTGCCCGCCGGCGGCGCGCACGGTGACCTCGGCCATCGCGGACCCGAGGATGTGCGCCGCGCGCACGAAGCTGAAGGTGAAGTCCGGGTTCAGGCGCTTGACCTCGCCTACGCCGACCGGTTGGAAGTACCTCAGGCAGTCGAGCGCCTCCTGCTCGGTGTAAAGCGGCAGCGCGGGCGAGTGGCGCGACGACTTCTTCTTGTTGGCGTAGGCCGCGTCCTCTTCCTGCAGGTGTCCGGAATCGGGCAGCAGCACGCCGCACAGGTCGATGGTCGGCTGCGTAGCGTAGATGGGCCCGGTGAAGCCGGCCTTGACGAGGCGCGGGATCCAGCCACAGTGGTCGAGATGCGCGTGCGTCAGGATGACGGCGTCGATCTCGCGCGCGGGGATGGGCGGCGGCTCCCAGTT
The window above is part of the Terriglobales bacterium genome. Proteins encoded here:
- a CDS encoding MBL fold metallo-hydrolase, whose translation is MTYIQFLGAAGTVTGSKHLVNTGGFQVLVDCGLFQGQKEWRERNWEPPPIPAREIDAVILTHAHLDHCGWIPRLVKAGFTGPIYATQPTIDLCGVLLPDSGHLQEEDAAYANKKKSSRHSPALPLYTEQEALDCLRYFQPVGVGEVKRLNPDFTFSFVRAAHILGSAMAEVTVRAAGGQRRLLFTGDIGRVRNTEVAPGKVVHSGPQEGEVADLLVMESTYGNRLHPTTNPRPELARLITDTVKRGGSVVVPAFAVERTEKLLFLLKEMMEAGEIPRVPVHTDSPMAIKAVEIFLKYRDEFNEQTRRLVDRYGSPLQWDNFFFDEKVEESKRINESRFPAIIVSSSGMATGGRVVHHLAQRLPDPKNQVVFIGFQAPGTRGAAIKAGARSVKIFGEEIPVRAQVAAIEQFSDHADTPELLEWLRTFKRAPAVTYLVHGEPAASSQLRLAMTSALRWKVEIAQWMQKVEVR
- a CDS encoding LytTR family DNA-binding domain-containing protein, which produces MPLSTIIIDDEQLARDELAYLLKSTGEVEVVAQGKNGLEAVNLIKEHEPDLVFLDVQMPGLDGFGVIKKLLDKKVPMPQVVFATAFDQYAVKAFEVNAVDYLLKPFDKKRVAQSVAKARKNIEKNEAQKESAAPAASQIDALVKMLEQQQAPQPQKLLLRTAGRMYLVDQKEICYASIEDGVITVVTSQMEGQSNCRTLEELLESLDPKTFWRAHRSYLVNINRIKEVVPWFKSSYQLRMDDKKQTEVPVSRAQTKRLRELFGL
- a CDS encoding sigma-70 family RNA polymerase sigma factor, whose translation is MAATAYYAYVTMESESARIAHALRRRDPDLLGRLIEQYQHRLFRYLVHFTGDHRLSEDLFQETWLRVLERGRTYDGKSDFAAWLLRLAHNLAVDHFRTRRGVSLDALTDPEREAPLQVADQRPTPFQQAATTEDRERVVACLGSLPAAYREVVVLRFQEEMPLEEIAQVVGIPLATVKSRLYRALELLETKLGDRS
- a CDS encoding zf-HC2 domain-containing protein, whose translation is MSHDAHLRAKELIVGGATDAAEQRWLQEHLAGCPGCAALLERTQAVREALHSVPLTADPEMVAAAQQRLLRHALELSERESRRWMLTASVAVAALFAWISVPLLWQFAGWLGGMTSSPETTAIAVFLSAAVTPALLAAAAAMWLRGSRHYVEVERIRR
- the trpD gene encoding anthranilate phosphoribosyltransferase, with product MILEALHAVATHQRSLSRAQARAVMAEILGGTASDAQIGALLVALHIKGETVEEIVGFAEAIREAAAPVTAVGDPAIDVSDTERDALVDTCGTGGDTSGTFNISTAVALVIAGAGVRVAKHGNRSVTSQCGSADVMEALGVKIQMPPERLAACLREAGIAFLYAPDIHHNMKHVQTARRDLKLRTIFNLLGPLTNPAKASAQVVGVYSETLVEKLAEALKRLGLKRVLVVHGMDGLDEITLTRETKVAELRGDGRFQTYYVQPEDFGLKRAPLEAISGGDAKQNAAIIREVLEGKKSARRDVVVLNAAAALVAAGKVDSIKAGFPLAEQSIDSGAAKRKLEALVRFTSA
- the gcvH gene encoding glycine cleavage system protein GcvH gives rise to the protein MTYPKDRKYTKEHEWIKVEGDTGVIGITHHAQESLGDIVFVELPKAGADTTAGKSFGTVESVKAVSELYAPVSGSVTAINEELNSAPESINKDAHAAWMIKVKIKDKAELNSLLSAEDYEKFVAEEGH
- the gcvPB gene encoding aminomethyl-transferring glycine dehydrogenase subunit GcvPB, whose protein sequence is MSGPKKATTHVNQNEGLIFEKSSPGKKAYRLEPLDVPAVDAAKLLGAAVRADVGHLPEVSEIEIIRHFTRLSTWNYGVDTGLYPLGSCTMKYNARVNEVAARIDGLAYAHPYQPERLSQGALRVMKTLADCLLEITGQDAITLQPAAGAHGEMTGILLIRAFLQSQGNPRKKILIPDSAHGTNPATAAICGYAVENLKSNAAGMVDVPSLVAQMNEDVAGLMLTNPNTLGVFEQEIHKIADVLHSKGGLLYMDGANMNALVGKTRPGDFGVDVMHLNLHKTFSTPHGGGGPGSGPVACKKHLEPFLPAPVVCEKPDGTLGFDYNRPKSIGRVRAWYGNFGMHVRALAYILANGPDGLRMTTEDAVLNANYIRKRLEGVYDLPYSTPSMHEVVFSDRKQTAKGLKTGDIAKRLIDYGFHPYTVSFPLIVPGALMIEPTESESKEELDLFIDAMREIARECEQDPQLVLDAPHTTRLSRLDEVLAARKPVLRWKPQAKSAAE
- the gcvT gene encoding glycine cleavage system aminomethyltransferase GcvT, translated to MATTVEATGLRKTALHPVHRALGAKMVDFGGWDMPVEYPAGFGGKPGGLIQEHLAVRTGVGLFDVSHMGDIRISGQQALEAVQHISMNDASKLQPGQAHYSALLYPQGTFVDDVIVHKMADDDYLLVINAGTREKDFGWVRDNVKHFDVKAEDVGDKYTQLAIQGPRAQELLQKLTDADLAKIRNYWFAYGTVCGLKNTLIARTGYTAEDGFEIYVPSDEATSRRVWNEVLEAGKQFGILPCGLGARNTLRLEGKMALYGHEISNEITVWEAGLDRFVKMEKPEFIGRAALEKQRSTGIRRTLVGLEMVDRGIARDGYKVFDERGSDELGYVTSGSPAPFLKKNIALAYVPPHFSSLDTTVTVEVRGQKIKAKVVPTPFYKRPRKS
- a CDS encoding zinc ribbon domain-containing protein — translated: MERLESDFSKELKIIPWWSYVLGTIGFFCMQFVFHVAILHSEKVPPPPAVRLLLGIVIGFALFVWAMLLGYVNRDAGRRGMNRALWTVLVILIPNGIGYVIYFILRKPLQSACPYCGASAEPGFTYCTKCGKALKPACASCGAQMRPDDKFCPACGKAVTQIA
- the gcvPA gene encoding aminomethyl-transferring glycine dehydrogenase subunit GcvPA, whose amino-acid sequence is MRYLPKSPADREQMLRELGCKSIDDLFAPIPAEYRLKGDLNVPRQMSEQEILQFFRQSSRDNAAGYATFLGAGAYNHYRPVVIDSLISRGEFFTAYTPYQAEIAQGTLQAIFEFQTMICELTGMEVANASMYDGSTAVPEAAMMSVRLTGRSNVVIARSVHPEYREVLRTYAQHQGLPITEVGFGENGRLDMAALDKAVTDQTACVMVQSPNFFGTIEDVAALAEFTHKKGALLVVSIAEAMSLGVVKPPVEADIVAMEAQSFGVPLGFGGPYAGVIATKEQFVRQMPGRLVGQTVDKHGRRGFVLTLSTREQHIRREKATSNICTNQALVATMATIFMTIYGREGLRELAQHNLAKAAYASNEFGKKGKVLFAGAPRFNEFVLQTAGDPYAINERLLEQKIIGGFPLKKFYPELGNAALWCCTELTKKENIDAAVKAVAQ